DNA from Gephyromycinifex aptenodytis:
CCCCGCGTTGGGCACACAGCCGCACGCTTGTGCGTTGTACGGCCCACAACCGGTCGTGTCTGGCCGGTTGAGAACCACTGGAGGAGAGACGAGCCGGATGGCGACTGATTACGACGCACCACGCAAGACCGAAGAAGACGAGCTCGGTGAGGACTCGATCGAGGAGTTGAAGTCTCGCCGCGTCGATAAATCGGCTTCGAGCGTGGACGTCGACGAGGCCGAGCAGGCAGAGAGCTTCGAGCTGCCTGGTGCCGACCTCTCGGGCGAGGAATACTCCGTCCGCGTTGTACCCAAACAAGCCGATGAGTTCACCTGCAGCCGCTGCTTCCTCGTGCACCACCGCAGCCAGTTGGCCAAGGAGGTCGACGGGTTGCCGGTTTGCAGCGAGTGCATATGAGCCTGGCTGCGCAACAGCCTCACGCGATGGACGAGGAGCCCGAGGACATCGGGCTCCTCGTCCAGCGTGTAGACCCAGAACTACCGCTGCCGGGTTACGCCAAACAGCACGACGCCGGCCTGGACCTGTTCGCTGCCACGGATGCCCACTTGTCGCCCGGCGAGCGAGCGCTGGTTCCGACCGGCCTCGCGGTCGCCATCCCCGCCGGGTGGGTGGGATTGGTTCACCCCCGATCGGGCCTGGCCGCGCGCCACGGCATCACCGTGCTCAACGCTCCCGGGACCGTCGACGCGGGCTACCGAGGTGAGATTCTGGTCAATCTGATCAACCTCGACCCGCGCGAAGAGTTTTCTGTAAAGCGCGGTGATCGCATCGCACAACTGCTCCTACAGCGGGTGGGTCGGGCGAGCTTGCATGAGGTCGATGTGCTTCCTGCCAGTCACAGGGGTCACACTGGTCATGGAGACAGCGGCGGATTCGGGCACAGTTCATAGCCCTCCGCCCGCATATCGCTGACCAGAACCGAGGAGACGACACATGGCATGGTTCCGACGCGGCAAGGCACGAGATGCCCAGACCGCTCCCGTCGAGACCGACGCCGCGCAGACCCCGGCGCCCCCAGTCGGGGATGACGTCGAGTCCGCCACTGCAGCGCAGACCCAGGATGAGGCCAGCGCCCAGGCGCCCGCGGGCGAGGCCGTGATCGACGAATCCAAGCTCGGTCCCTGGGACAGTTCCGAGGTTCCGGGCAAGGGAGAGTTCCTCAAGCTTGGTGCACTGTGGCTTCCCGTGATCCAAGGTCTGATGATCTCCTTCGAGATGGATGAGGCCCAGACCCAGGTGACGGCAGTACGCGTCATGCTCGGCGACTCAGCGCTGCAGTTGCAGGCCTTCGCGGCACCGCGCTCGCGTGGCCTCTGGGATGAGATCCGCACGGAGCTGGCTGAGGGCATCACCTCATCCGGTGGTACCGCCCAGGAGCGTCAAGGCCCGCTGGGCCCGGAGCTGTTCGTGCAGGTCCCCGCCCAGGATGCGACCGGACGTCCCACCACCTCCTCCATGCTCTTCGTCGGCTTCGACGGGCCACGTTGGTTCCTTCGCGGTGTACTCAGCGGTTCGGCCGCCACCGACGAGCGTGCCGCCGAGCCGCTGCGCAACGTGATGCGGGTGGTGGTCGTCGACCGCGGCGAGGCACCTATGGCGCCACGGGAGCTGCTCGAACTGCAGTTGCCTGATGAGTCCCCGGAGGGACAGCCCGAGCCGGGCGGTAAGGACTTCGACCCGTTCGCGCGGGGCCCGGAGATCACCGAGGTTCGCTGAGCCGATGGCTAGCCTGCTGGATCGTCTTCGCAACCACTACGGGCGTTCGAGCGAGGAGCTCGAAGCCGATGAGCTGCATGAGCGCGCCGGCGCCATCGGCGCCACCCACGTTCGTGATGTGCAGGAACGCTCGCTGGCCGACCTGTCGGGCGTCATCCGCACGCTCACCCACACCTGCTCCTCGAATCCGCCCCACCTGGCGGTGGAGCTCTTCGACGGAACCGGGTCGGTGCAACTCGTGTGGCTGGGCCGACGCGCGATCCGAGGAATCGAACCGGGGGTCTACCTGCGGGCCCACGGGCGAGTGACCCGCCGGGCCGGTGTGCTGACGATCTACAACCCTCGCTACGAGATCCTGCCGCGCGGCTGATCAGACCAGCAGGGCACCGGGGGTGGCGCCGGCCAATTGCCGCGGCCGGGCCGCGGCGCTGCCAGCCGCGGGGTGTGGGTCTGACTAGACCGGCTCGTCTTCGCCGGCGGAGGGGTTCAGGAGGCGTTCCAGTTCGCTCTCGACCTCGCTGGTGGTGACCAGGATGAGTTCGTCGCTGACCTCCAGCAGGTCGTCACCGCAGGGGGCGATGGCCCGTTCCCCGCGGATGATGCAGGTGAGCACCGTGTCGGCGGGCCAGGGCACCTCGGCAACGCGGCGGGTCGCCCACGGGCTGCCTGTGGGCAAGGTCATCTCGACCAGGATGGCGTGACTCTGCTGGAACTCGAAGATGCGCACCAGGTCACCGACACTGACCGCCTCCTCCACCAGCGCCGTCATCAGGCGCGGCGTCGAGACCGCGACATCGACCCCCCACCCGGAATCGAACATCCACTCGTTCTTGGGGTTGTTCACCCGCGCGACCGTGCGAGGCACCCCGAATTCGGTCTTGGCCAGCAGCGACACGACGAGGTTCGCTTTGTCGTCGCCGGTCGCGGCGACCACGACGTCGCAGTTCTCCAACCCCGCTTCGTTCAGCGCGGTGATCTCACAGGCGTCGGCCAGCAACCAGGAGGCGTCCGGCACCCGCGAGGACTGCACGTCGTCAGCGTTGTGGTCGATGAGGAGCACCTCGTGGCGCCCGGCGATGAGCTCGCGCGCAATGGAGCGGCCGACGCTGCCTGCTCCGGCTATGACGACGCGCATGACTGTGGTCCTTTCGCGGACATTGATCGATGAGGGGCTACCGGGCTCACAACGCCGGTGGTCGCTCCTGCAGGACGCCTTCGACGTGGGGAAGGTCGGCAGCGGGGCAGACGACGTTGAGGATGTCGTTCTCTTGGTAGACCGTTTCCGGTCCGGGGACGCGACCTTGGTTCAGCCGGATGAAGTACGCGATCCGCGCTCCGGTGGCCGATTCGATCGCCGACATCGGCCGACCGATCCAGTCCTCGTGCGCCGGAACCTCGGCCACCACCACCTGCCCGCTGGGGTCGGTGTACTGCGGCACCGCGCCGTGTGGCAGCAGGCGCCGCAGCATCCGGTCGGCGGTCCAACGCACCGTGCCGACGGTGGGGATACCCAGGCGCTGGTAGATCTCGGCGCGGCCGGGGTCGTAGATGCGCGCCACGACGTTTGCCACGCCGTAGGTCTCCCGCGCGACCCGAGCAGCCAGGATGTTGGAGTTGTCGCCGCTGCTGACCGCGGCAAAGGCGTAGGCGTGCTCGATCCCGGCTTTGACCAGGGTGTCGCGATCGAACCCGACACCGGTGACCCGACGGCCCTCGAACTCGGGGCCCAGGCGCCGGAACGACGCGGGTTGACGGTCGATCACCGAGACATCGTGGCCTTGGGCCTCGATGCTCAGAGCGAGGGTGGAACCGACGCGGCCGCAGCCCATGATGACGAAGTGCACAGGACAACGCTACAGCCGCAATCGAGTGGGCCGAGCGCCGCGACGGGGTGTTGCACAACAGGGGGCTTTCAATCCTCGGCTGCACCGGCCCTACAGTTGACGGGTGTCGGATGTCAGTCGCGCGCTCAAGCGCATGGTCGTGGGCCGCGCGATGCGCAGCGACCGCCTCGGGGAAACCTTGTTGCCCAAACGGATTGCCCTGCCCGTATTCGCCAGCGATGCCCTCTCCTCGGTGGCCTACGCCCCTGATGAGATCTTCCTGACACTCGCCCTGGCCGGGGGTACCTTCGCCTTCCTGCACAGCTGGCAGATCGGGCTGTGCGTGGCTGCGGTGATGGCCGTGGTGGTGGCCTCATATCGCCAGAATGTGCACGCCTACCCCTCCGGGGGCGGCGATTACGAAGTCGCCACCGTCAACCTGGGGCCCAAGGCCGGGATGTCGGTGGCGAGTGCTCTGCTGGTGGACTACGTGCTCACCGTCGCGGTCTCCATCAGCTCTGGGGTGCAGAACGCGGGCGCAGCGTTGCCGTTCATCCGCGGGCACGAGGCCCTGGTGGCTGTCGCTCTGGTGGTGCTGCTGGCCGCCATCAACCTTCGGGGGGTTCGCGAATCCGGCACCGCCTTCGCGATCCCCACCTACGCCTTCATGATCGGCATCCTGGGCATGACCTTCTGGGGTCATCTACGCAACCTCATGGGGACGCTGCCCGCCGCGCCCAGCGCAGGCCTGGAGTTGCGCCCGGAACCTGCTTACGGGGCCCTGAGCGGGCTTGCGATGGTCTTCCTGCTGTTGCGTGCGTTCTCCTCCGGCTGTGCGGCGCTGACCGGTGTGGAGGCCATCTCCAACGGTGTCCCCGCCTTCCGCAAGCCCAAGAGCCGCAACGCGGCGGCGACGCTGACGCTGATGGGCGCAATCTCGGTGACCATGCTCATGGCCATGATCACGCTGGCCCGGGCCGCGCACGTCAACTTCGCCGAGGACCCCGCCACTCAACTGTTCCGCAACGGCGTCCCCGTCGGTGAGGACTACGTGCAGGAGACGATCATCGGGCAGCTGGCCCACACCGTCTTCGACGGGTTCCTGCCCGGCGTGGTGTTCATCTCCATCGTCACCGGCGTCATCCTCGTCCTGGCCGCCAACACCGCCTTCAACGGATTCCCCGTGCTGGCCTCGGTGCTGGCCCGCGACGGGCTGCTGCCGCGCCAACTGTCCCAACGCGGTGACCGGTTGGCCTTCAGCAACGGCATCCTGATCTTGGCCGGGGCTGCGATCGTGTTGATCGTCGCCTACGACGCGCAGGTCACCAAGCTGATCCAGCTGTACATCGTCGGCGTCTTCGTCTCCTTCACCCTCAGCCAGATCGGCATGATCCGGCACTGGAACCGGCTGCTGGCAGGAGAGCAGGATCAGTCCGAACGCAACCGCATGCAGCGCTCCCGGATCATCAACAGCGT
Protein-coding regions in this window:
- the dut gene encoding dUTP diphosphatase; this encodes MDEEPEDIGLLVQRVDPELPLPGYAKQHDAGLDLFAATDAHLSPGERALVPTGLAVAIPAGWVGLVHPRSGLAARHGITVLNAPGTVDAGYRGEILVNLINLDPREEFSVKRGDRIAQLLLQRVGRASLHEVDVLPASHRGHTGHGDSGGFGHSS
- a CDS encoding DUF3710 domain-containing protein — protein: MAWFRRGKARDAQTAPVETDAAQTPAPPVGDDVESATAAQTQDEASAQAPAGEAVIDESKLGPWDSSEVPGKGEFLKLGALWLPVIQGLMISFEMDEAQTQVTAVRVMLGDSALQLQAFAAPRSRGLWDEIRTELAEGITSSGGTAQERQGPLGPELFVQVPAQDATGRPTTSSMLFVGFDGPRWFLRGVLSGSAATDERAAEPLRNVMRVVVVDRGEAPMAPRELLELQLPDESPEGQPEPGGKDFDPFARGPEITEVR
- a CDS encoding DUF4193 domain-containing protein, translated to MATDYDAPRKTEEDELGEDSIEELKSRRVDKSASSVDVDEAEQAESFELPGADLSGEEYSVRVVPKQADEFTCSRCFLVHHRSQLAKEVDGLPVCSECI
- a CDS encoding APC family permease codes for the protein MSDVSRALKRMVVGRAMRSDRLGETLLPKRIALPVFASDALSSVAYAPDEIFLTLALAGGTFAFLHSWQIGLCVAAVMAVVVASYRQNVHAYPSGGGDYEVATVNLGPKAGMSVASALLVDYVLTVAVSISSGVQNAGAALPFIRGHEALVAVALVVLLAAINLRGVRESGTAFAIPTYAFMIGILGMTFWGHLRNLMGTLPAAPSAGLELRPEPAYGALSGLAMVFLLLRAFSSGCAALTGVEAISNGVPAFRKPKSRNAAATLTLMGAISVTMLMAMITLARAAHVNFAEDPATQLFRNGVPVGEDYVQETIIGQLAHTVFDGFLPGVVFISIVTGVILVLAANTAFNGFPVLASVLARDGLLPRQLSQRGDRLAFSNGILILAGAAIVLIVAYDAQVTKLIQLYIVGVFVSFTLSQIGMIRHWNRLLAGEQDQSERNRMQRSRIINSVGATMSGSVLIVVLITKFMRGAGFAVAAMVLLFFVMQGIRKHYDMVAAELALSDDPREERALPSHVHAIVLVSKIHKPTMRALAYARASRPSVLEAVTVNVDPEVSQTLLAEWDRRQVPVDLKLLDSPYREITRPVVDYVKAARARSPRDVITIYIPEYVVGRWWEHTLHNHSALRLKAALLFTPGVMVVSVPWQLRSSEGAEDWYTGGTSAPSNLRGPS
- a CDS encoding potassium channel family protein; the encoded protein is MHFVIMGCGRVGSTLALSIEAQGHDVSVIDRQPASFRRLGPEFEGRRVTGVGFDRDTLVKAGIEHAYAFAAVSSGDNSNILAARVARETYGVANVVARIYDPGRAEIYQRLGIPTVGTVRWTADRMLRRLLPHGAVPQYTDPSGQVVVAEVPAHEDWIGRPMSAIESATGARIAYFIRLNQGRVPGPETVYQENDILNVVCPAADLPHVEGVLQERPPAL
- a CDS encoding potassium channel family protein; this translates as MRVVIAGAGSVGRSIARELIAGRHEVLLIDHNADDVQSSRVPDASWLLADACEITALNEAGLENCDVVVAATGDDKANLVVSLLAKTEFGVPRTVARVNNPKNEWMFDSGWGVDVAVSTPRLMTALVEEAVSVGDLVRIFEFQQSHAILVEMTLPTGSPWATRRVAEVPWPADTVLTCIIRGERAIAPCGDDLLEVSDELILVTTSEVESELERLLNPSAGEDEPV
- a CDS encoding OB-fold nucleic acid binding domain-containing protein gives rise to the protein MASLLDRLRNHYGRSSEELEADELHERAGAIGATHVRDVQERSLADLSGVIRTLTHTCSSNPPHLAVELFDGTGSVQLVWLGRRAIRGIEPGVYLRAHGRVTRRAGVLTIYNPRYEILPRG